A genome region from Triticum aestivum cultivar Chinese Spring chromosome 2B, IWGSC CS RefSeq v2.1, whole genome shotgun sequence includes the following:
- the LOC123043082 gene encoding TOM1-like protein 1: MGDHNLMEKVTALSEQLKITGTEVGKKMTAGMSSMSFKMRELFLGQTPADKVVEDATSETLEGPDWAMNLEICDLINAGKVSSVDLVRGVKKRLVLKDARVQFLTLSLLETVTKNCEKVFSEVAAERVLDEMVRLVDDPLTVVNNRNKALMLIEAWGESGEELRYLPVYEETYKSLKSRGVRFPGRDNESLAPIFTPPRSVAEAEVGANFTQQTFEDVHMHTYTAEETKEAFDVARNSIELLSTVLSSSPQQDALQDDLTNTLVQQCYQSQHTIQRFVETAGDNEAMLFEALTVNDEIQKVLSRYEEMKKPVAPAHAEQEPLVVPIAAEAEHEDATAVGSEEALVRKPAGARAKPAGEDDGMLDDLEEMIFGKKGGSSSSQEDADGAQKQDKKKDDLINL, translated from the exons ATGGGCGACCATAACCTGATGGAGAAGGTGACGGCGCTGAGCGAGCAGCTCAAGATCACCGGGACGGAGGTGGGCAAGAAGATGACGGCCGGCATGAGCTCCATGAGCTTCAAGATGAGGGAGCTCTTCCTGGGGCAGACTCCCGCCGACAAGGTCGTCGAGGACGCCACCTCCGAGACCCTGGAGGGGCCCGACTGGGCCATGAACCTGGAGATCTGCGACCTCATCAACGCCGGGAAGGTGAGCAGCGTGGATCTGGTCCGCGGGGTCAAGAAACGGCTCGTGCTCAAGGATGCAAGGGTCCAGTTCCTCACCCTGTCACTTCTCGAGACCGTCACCAAGAACTGCGAGAAGGTGTTCTCCGAGGTCGCCGCCGAGAGGGTTCTCGATGAGATGGTCAGGTTGGTGGATGATCCGCTGACCGTGGTGAATAACAGGAACAAGGCGCTTATGCTGATTGAGGCCTGGGGAGAGTCCGGCGAGGAGCTCCGCTACCTGCCGGTCTATGAGGAGACATACAAG AGTCTGAAATCAAGAGGAGTGCGGTTTCCTGGACGCGACAATGAGAGCTTGGCGCCCATATTTACTCCACCACGCTCAGTTGCTGAAGCTgaagttggcgcaaacttcacgCAGCAGACCTTTGAAGACGTGCATATGCATACATATACTGCTGAAGAAACAAAAGAAGCTTTTGATGTTGCGCGTAACAGCATAGAGCTTCTTTCAACCGTTCTTTCATCTTCCCCTCAGCAGGATGCTTTGCAG GACGACTTGACGAACACCCTTGTGCAACAGTGCTACCAATCCCAACACACCATCCAGAGATTCGTCGAGACGGCCGGGGACAACGAGGCCATGCTCTTCGAGGCCCTAACCGTGAACGACGAGATCCAGAAAGTGCTATCCCGATACGAAGAGATGAAGAAACCCGTGGCGCCAGCGCACGCGGAGCAAGAGCCGTTGGTCGTACCGATCGCCGCAGAAGCGGAACACGAGGATGCCACCGCCGTCGGCAGCGAAGAGGCCCTGGTCCGAAAACCGGCCGGTGCTCGAGCAAAGCCTGCTGGGGAAGACGACGGAATGCTCGATGACCTCGAGGAGATGATATTCGGCAAGAAGGGAGGGAGCAGCAGCTCCCAGGAGGATGCGGATGGGGCCCAAAAGCAGGACAAGAAGAAAGATGACCTGATTAACCTCTGA